The uncultured Desulfobulbus sp. genome window below encodes:
- a CDS encoding methyl-accepting chemotaxis protein, whose protein sequence is MLRSWTIGQKLVFSFLGLALVFLLSGIFAKLTIDEIRIKGPLYTAIIENKDLIADILPPPNYIIESYLCAMDAATAEKNPTTRRQLIQRVRKLYEGAGYFQDRIKHWEEYLSNEQIRTVFLDEAAVRARNFYSIALGSFASAIESDDMEQAQQIFYQQLKPEYNAHRQAIDRVVTLANAEFNVLEDQSIGLLQSRQLAMGLVFVVLIGLALVLGLLISRNISRPLKAGVALMGYVAEGDLLQKIPGELLGRGDEVGQLAVSVHGMIDHIAAMIREIVHGVHRLTASSGELTTISGQLLVSAQDSSQRSATVASSAEEMNANMQSVSSATEQSTSNISLVASSTEELISMIHEISDNADSARRISARAVEQATLTSEKMSSLGDSAHNIGRVTETITEISEQTNLLALNATIEAARAGEAGKGFAVVANEIKELAKQTAEATVDIKNQIAEMQSTTETTVKGIGTITSVIEEINTMISSIAGAVEEQTAASRDIAASIDFASQGMSEVNHNIVHSSEVVSGITQEIGTISQQAAQVEGSSRQVQESATELSSLAQQLEVIVNKFKV, encoded by the coding sequence ATGTTGCGCAGCTGGACCATTGGCCAGAAACTTGTTTTTTCATTTTTAGGGCTTGCCCTTGTTTTTCTTCTTAGTGGAATCTTTGCAAAATTGACCATTGATGAAATACGGATCAAGGGCCCTCTGTATACCGCAATCATCGAAAATAAAGATCTGATCGCCGATATCTTACCGCCTCCAAACTATATCATCGAGAGCTACCTCTGTGCCATGGATGCGGCGACAGCAGAGAAAAATCCAACAACCCGCAGGCAACTTATTCAGCGGGTGCGCAAATTATACGAGGGTGCGGGGTATTTTCAGGATAGGATCAAGCATTGGGAAGAGTATCTGAGTAATGAACAAATTCGCACCGTGTTTCTCGATGAGGCTGCCGTCCGGGCGCGAAATTTTTATTCCATTGCCTTGGGAAGTTTTGCCAGTGCCATTGAGAGTGATGATATGGAACAGGCGCAGCAAATTTTTTATCAGCAGCTCAAGCCGGAATATAATGCACATCGTCAGGCCATTGATCGGGTTGTCACATTGGCAAACGCTGAATTTAATGTGCTGGAAGATCAGTCCATTGGCCTTCTACAGAGTCGTCAACTTGCCATGGGGCTGGTCTTTGTAGTGCTCATTGGCCTGGCTTTGGTGCTTGGTCTGCTGATCTCTCGGAATATCAGTCGTCCTCTCAAGGCTGGAGTGGCCTTGATGGGATACGTAGCCGAGGGAGATCTGCTGCAGAAAATACCCGGCGAACTGTTAGGGCGTGGAGATGAGGTCGGGCAGCTGGCTGTCTCCGTACATGGGATGATTGATCACATTGCTGCAATGATCCGAGAAATCGTTCATGGTGTGCATCGACTCACAGCCTCTTCCGGTGAGCTGACGACTATTTCCGGGCAACTCCTGGTCTCGGCCCAGGACAGCTCACAGCGATCAGCCACTGTGGCGAGCTCGGCAGAGGAGATGAACGCCAATATGCAGTCGGTTTCCAGTGCAACCGAGCAGTCGACTTCAAATATTTCCCTGGTGGCTTCCTCAACTGAGGAGCTCATTTCCATGATCCATGAAATCTCAGATAATGCGGACAGCGCTCGCAGAATTTCAGCCAGGGCTGTTGAGCAGGCGACGCTCACCTCGGAAAAGATGTCTTCTCTGGGAGATTCGGCCCACAATATTGGCCGGGTCACTGAGACCATTACCGAGATATCTGAACAGACCAACCTGCTTGCCCTCAATGCCACCATCGAGGCGGCAAGAGCCGGAGAGGCGGGTAAGGGGTTTGCTGTTGTTGCCAATGAAATTAAGGAATTGGCCAAACAGACAGCCGAGGCGACTGTGGATATTAAAAATCAGATCGCAGAGATGCAAAGTACCACGGAAACCACGGTCAAGGGGATTGGGACCATTACTTCGGTGATTGAGGAGATCAACACCATGATCAGCAGTATAGCTGGTGCCGTGGAAGAACAGACCGCCGCATCTAGGGATATAGCCGCCAGCATCGACTTTGCCTCCCAGGGGATGAGCGAGGTGAATCATAATATCGTACACAGTAGCGAAGTGGTTTCCGGGATTACCCAGGAAATCGGAACGATCAGTCAGCAGGCTGCTCAGGTGGAAGGCAGCAGCCGCCAGGTGCAGGAGAGTGCCACTGAACTCAGCTCCCTTGCCCAACAACTCGAGG
- a CDS encoding ABC transporter substrate-binding protein: MKRISSVKRVILCTLFAVLLAVPSQAAEKTVRFASVSWTGVTIKTELAVSILNTLGYKASNVMVSVPIVYNAMATGEADAFLGNWMPSMASIANPYFEKGTVVKYVANMPGAKYTLAVPTYVYEGGLKDFSDISKYADKLDHKIYGIEEGNDGNEIIQSMIDKNQFDLKGFKVVSSSEQGMLSQVQAFARDQKWIVFLGWAPHYMNEIIDMTYLTGSQADTFGDNDGTATVYTNIRKGFDKEQPNVALFLKNLTFPVSMINQIMGTMHKDTNLQPKEAGLNWLKEHPEVYAGWLKGVKTADGKPALPVFTKAMAGK, translated from the coding sequence ATGAAACGAATCAGTTCTGTGAAACGAGTTATCCTCTGTACCCTTTTTGCTGTTCTTCTGGCCGTCCCCAGCCAGGCAGCGGAAAAAACTGTCCGCTTTGCCAGTGTCAGCTGGACCGGTGTCACCATTAAAACCGAGCTTGCGGTGTCTATTCTGAACACCCTGGGCTATAAAGCCAGCAACGTCATGGTTTCCGTGCCCATCGTCTACAATGCGATGGCAACAGGCGAGGCTGATGCATTTTTGGGGAACTGGATGCCCTCCATGGCCTCCATTGCCAATCCCTATTTTGAAAAAGGCACCGTCGTGAAATATGTCGCCAATATGCCCGGTGCCAAATACACCCTGGCCGTGCCCACGTATGTTTATGAGGGTGGGCTCAAGGATTTCAGCGATATCAGCAAGTACGCCGATAAGCTGGATCATAAAATTTATGGCATTGAAGAGGGCAATGACGGCAACGAGATCATTCAGTCGATGATCGATAAAAATCAGTTTGACCTGAAAGGTTTCAAAGTGGTCTCATCCAGCGAGCAGGGGATGCTCTCCCAGGTACAGGCATTTGCCCGGGATCAGAAATGGATCGTTTTCCTTGGCTGGGCGCCGCATTACATGAATGAGATTATCGATATGACCTATCTCACCGGCAGCCAGGCAGATACCTTTGGCGACAACGACGGGACCGCCACAGTCTACACCAATATCCGTAAAGGCTTTGATAAGGAACAGCCCAATGTGGCCCTGTTTCTGAAAAATCTTACCTTCCCCGTCTCCATGATCAATCAGATCATGGGGACCATGCATAAAGACACTAATCTCCAGCCCAAAGAGGCTGGCTTGAATTGGCTGAAAGAGCATCCTGAGGTATATGCGGGGTGGCTTAAAGGGGTGAAGACAGCTGATGGGAAACCTGCCCTGCCTGTATTTACCAAGGCTATGGCAGGAAAATAA
- a CDS encoding aldehyde dehydrogenase family protein produces the protein MKQRMYINSRWVTAQSGATRTIINPANGETIATVPEADREDARLAIAAAREAFDHGPWPHLPASQRGELVYKLGVLIEENAEELARLESLDTGKTVEESRWDMADIAGIFKYYGGLADKMGGEVIDPPSETATSVVVREPVGVCGQISPWNYPLLQAAWKMAPALAAGCTLIMKPSEITPMTAIRVTELAETLDFPTGVINLLLGPGDPAGAELAESPLVDLISFTGGIATGKKIICAASSNVKKIALELGGKNPNIIFADADFEVALDYVLNGVFFHAGQICSAGARVMVERPLHDRLVAELSKRMAAIKVGDGFAEGTEMGPLISQNHLEKVERYVAIAREEGAQLLLGGKRPEDPELQKGFFYLPTLFDQCENDMRIVQEEVFGPVITIETFDSEEEVLERANSTIYGLSAGFWTKDQARIRRMTRGLRFGTVWVNDFNVYFTQAPWGGYKQSGMGRELGSTGLEEYTEQKHIYHNHQPQPIHWFGCSRERS, from the coding sequence ATGAAACAACGCATGTATATAAACAGCCGCTGGGTTACGGCCCAATCTGGGGCGACGCGCACAATCATCAATCCCGCCAACGGGGAAACCATTGCCACGGTTCCGGAGGCGGATCGCGAAGATGCCCGACTGGCAATAGCTGCCGCCCGCGAAGCCTTTGACCACGGTCCCTGGCCTCATCTGCCTGCAAGTCAACGTGGGGAGCTGGTCTATAAACTCGGTGTGCTCATCGAAGAAAACGCCGAGGAGCTGGCCCGTCTGGAAAGCCTGGATACCGGCAAAACCGTTGAGGAAAGCCGCTGGGATATGGCGGATATCGCAGGAATCTTCAAATATTATGGTGGACTGGCCGACAAGATGGGCGGCGAGGTTATCGATCCGCCTTCAGAAACAGCAACCTCTGTGGTGGTGCGCGAACCGGTTGGCGTCTGTGGCCAGATCTCGCCCTGGAACTACCCACTGCTCCAGGCCGCCTGGAAGATGGCACCGGCTCTGGCTGCGGGCTGTACCCTTATCATGAAGCCCAGTGAAATCACCCCCATGACCGCGATCCGGGTCACGGAGCTGGCTGAGACCTTGGATTTCCCCACAGGGGTGATCAACCTCTTGCTTGGACCCGGCGATCCTGCCGGTGCGGAGCTCGCCGAGAGTCCGCTGGTGGATTTGATCTCCTTTACCGGCGGAATTGCCACCGGTAAAAAAATCATCTGTGCGGCAAGCAGCAACGTGAAAAAAATCGCCTTGGAGCTGGGCGGAAAAAACCCCAATATTATCTTTGCCGATGCCGATTTCGAGGTGGCCCTTGATTATGTCTTGAATGGGGTCTTTTTCCACGCCGGTCAGATCTGTTCCGCCGGTGCCCGCGTCATGGTGGAGCGGCCGCTCCACGACCGTTTGGTAGCCGAGCTCAGCAAACGGATGGCGGCCATCAAAGTTGGCGACGGTTTCGCCGAAGGAACGGAGATGGGGCCGCTTATTTCCCAGAACCATCTGGAAAAGGTTGAACGTTACGTGGCGATTGCCCGGGAAGAGGGGGCGCAGCTGCTGCTGGGCGGTAAAAGACCGGAGGATCCGGAACTGCAAAAAGGGTTTTTCTATCTGCCCACACTCTTTGATCAGTGCGAAAACGATATGCGCATTGTTCAGGAAGAGGTCTTTGGCCCAGTGATCACCATTGAAACCTTTGACAGTGAAGAGGAGGTGCTTGAGCGGGCCAACTCCACCATCTACGGTTTATCCGCTGGTTTCTGGACCAAGGATCAGGCCCGGATCAGGCGGATGACGCGGGGGCTTCGTTTTGGCACGGTCTGGGTGAATGATTTTAACGTCTATTTTACCCAGGCTCCCTGGGGAGGCTACAAACAGTCCGGTATGGGACGGGAACTGGGATCAACTGGGCTCGAAGAGTATACCGAACAAAAGCACATCTATCATAACCATCAACCCCAGCCTATTCACTGGTTTGGTTGCTCTAGGGAGCGTTCATAA
- the betA gene encoding choline dehydrogenase has translation MSRKKTYDFIIVGGGSAGSVLTNRLSANPDHQVLVLEAGRTDHWWDPRIHVPSALTYLLTNGMYNWMYESDPEPHMNNRRIAQPRGKVLGGSSCINGMIYIRGNALDYEKWATFKGLEDWSYSHCLPYFKRFESRLKGADNYHGVGGPLYLTTPKCDNPLFDAFFEAVQEAGYPVNGDVNGYQQEGFSSFDGTIYRGSRWNAARAYVHPVQNRRNLEVRCHALATRILFEGKKAVGVEYRKGKKVHTVYGKEIICCGGAINTPQLLQLSGVGNPELLSSHGIQTVAELPGVGENLQDHLELYVQYQASKPVSLYPALKPMKKAMLAVQWLLKGEGLAASNHFEAGGFIRSNDEVKYPNIQFHFLPIAIRYDGSAPAEGHGFQLHVGPMNSDVRGHVKIKSSDPAQHPSILFNYLSTEQERKEWIEAIRCSRNIIAQPAFDELRGKELAPGSDCQSDEEILDFVAREGESAYHPSCTCKMGYDDMSVTDSNLKVHGVENLRLVDASVMPAITNGNIYAPVMMIGEKAADLILGNTMLTPDNSPFYVHNADNK, from the coding sequence ATGAGCAGAAAAAAGACCTATGATTTTATCATTGTTGGCGGCGGTTCCGCCGGAAGTGTTCTCACCAACCGGTTAAGTGCCAACCCGGATCACCAGGTACTGGTACTGGAAGCCGGTAGGACTGATCACTGGTGGGATCCGCGTATTCATGTGCCTTCTGCTCTGACTTATCTCTTGACCAACGGTATGTATAACTGGATGTATGAGTCCGATCCAGAACCCCACATGAACAACCGTCGCATCGCTCAGCCACGCGGTAAGGTGCTGGGCGGATCAAGCTGCATTAACGGCATGATCTATATTCGTGGTAATGCACTTGATTATGAAAAATGGGCCACCTTCAAAGGGCTTGAGGACTGGAGCTACAGTCACTGTCTGCCCTATTTCAAGCGCTTTGAATCTCGCCTCAAAGGCGCTGACAACTACCATGGGGTTGGGGGGCCACTCTACCTGACCACGCCCAAATGCGACAATCCCCTCTTTGACGCCTTTTTCGAGGCGGTGCAGGAGGCCGGCTACCCGGTGAACGGCGATGTGAACGGCTATCAGCAGGAGGGATTCTCCAGTTTTGATGGCACTATCTATCGTGGCAGCCGTTGGAACGCGGCCCGTGCCTATGTGCATCCAGTTCAGAACCGAAGAAATTTGGAAGTTCGCTGCCATGCCCTGGCCACTCGCATCCTCTTTGAGGGCAAGAAAGCGGTTGGTGTCGAGTATCGCAAAGGCAAAAAGGTGCACACCGTCTACGGCAAAGAGATCATCTGCTGTGGTGGTGCCATCAATACACCGCAGCTGTTGCAGCTCTCGGGTGTGGGCAATCCGGAACTGTTGAGCAGCCACGGTATTCAGACTGTGGCCGAGCTGCCCGGTGTTGGTGAGAATCTCCAGGATCACCTTGAGCTCTATGTCCAGTATCAGGCATCCAAGCCGGTGAGCCTCTATCCCGCACTCAAGCCAATGAAAAAGGCCATGCTCGCTGTCCAATGGCTGTTGAAAGGTGAGGGCCTGGCTGCCAGCAATCATTTTGAGGCGGGCGGTTTTATCCGCAGTAACGATGAGGTCAAGTACCCCAATATTCAGTTCCACTTCCTGCCCATTGCCATTCGCTACGATGGCTCTGCGCCGGCCGAAGGACACGGTTTCCAGCTGCATGTTGGTCCGATGAATTCCGATGTCCGCGGTCATGTGAAGATAAAATCCTCCGATCCTGCTCAGCATCCTTCGATCCTGTTTAACTATCTCTCCACCGAGCAGGAGCGCAAGGAGTGGATCGAGGCCATTCGTTGCTCCCGTAATATCATCGCCCAACCAGCCTTTGACGAGCTGCGCGGCAAAGAGCTGGCACCTGGATCCGATTGTCAGAGCGATGAAGAGATTCTTGATTTCGTCGCTCGAGAGGGCGAAAGCGCCTATCACCCCAGCTGTACCTGCAAGATGGGCTACGATGATATGTCCGTTACCGACAGCAACTTGAAGGTGCACGGGGTAGAGAATCTGCGTCTGGTGGACGCCTCGGTTATGCCAGCCATTACCAACGGGAACATCTATGCACCGGTGATGATGATCGGTGAAAAGGCGGCTGATCTGATCCTGGGCAATACCATGCTCACCCCCGATAACAGCCCCTTTTATGTGCATAACGCAGACAACAAATAA
- a CDS encoding GntR family transcriptional regulator gives MTTKSTIQFAPVNLGRAGEEVALQIEAAIIEGQLKPGDRLPSERELQGQFNTSRGVIREALQALKQKSLIEIKKGAKGGAFIREVEVATVGESLALFIKRQPMSPYHLIEFRESLDRTITPLAIARGSREEKEELLEKARKLEGFFLQDKPNMEQLAELDRDLNLQFAQMARNPIFEWIMHALQIGFNSSDFNLYNRAEYRNKTAENWRHTAQAIADGEPLKALSHISYHYAMLLQLLESEAGDSGESQEWTAKTVSK, from the coding sequence ATGACAACAAAAAGCACCATCCAGTTTGCCCCTGTTAATTTAGGAAGAGCGGGGGAAGAGGTCGCCCTCCAAATCGAAGCGGCGATCATAGAAGGGCAGCTCAAGCCTGGTGATCGTTTGCCCAGTGAACGGGAGCTGCAGGGGCAGTTTAACACCAGTCGTGGTGTAATTCGGGAAGCCCTGCAGGCCTTGAAGCAAAAGTCACTCATTGAAATCAAGAAGGGAGCAAAAGGCGGGGCCTTTATTCGTGAGGTCGAGGTGGCCACGGTCGGCGAGTCGCTGGCGCTGTTTATCAAGCGACAACCCATGTCGCCCTATCATCTGATTGAATTTCGTGAAAGCTTGGATCGTACGATTACTCCCCTGGCCATTGCTCGGGGAAGTCGCGAAGAAAAAGAAGAACTGCTGGAAAAGGCTCGCAAGCTCGAAGGCTTTTTTTTGCAGGATAAGCCGAACATGGAGCAACTGGCCGAACTTGATCGGGATTTGAATCTGCAGTTCGCCCAGATGGCCCGTAACCCTATCTTTGAATGGATCATGCACGCATTGCAGATTGGTTTTAATTCATCTGATTTCAATCTCTACAATCGCGCAGAATATCGAAATAAAACAGCGGAAAACTGGCGCCATACTGCCCAGGCCATCGCCGATGGCGAACCGCTGAAGGCCCTGTCACATATCAGTTACCACTATGCCATGCTCTTGCAGCTGTTGGAGTCGGAAGCAGGTGACAGCGGCGAATCTCAAGAATGGACAGCCAAAACGGTGTCGAAGTAG
- a CDS encoding methyl-accepting chemotaxis protein, producing the protein MNVRSIGFRLIAGGCVAVVLPLVVVGFLAVSKCSTALTVNARENAASQAEKLADLIEATLEAQLKTAAAHAVDTNVRQISQRVKELGIKGSKADIRYLRQQMKDKFKQLDGSYLGIFVTDANGAMYTGELATGEEYKGVNLADMDYFQRAKATGKPVAGDVVTSKVTGDVIYVICAPIFSYENDFLGIFGLSFKARPLLSHVSQVKVGQSGYAFMCDRDGIIIAHPKKEYEMTLDLKTLKGMEKITHAMMSQEAGSLDYFFKGKNKTAGIAPVTLKGWSIAITQDESEFLAAAHSIRNSILTVTAITVLLVCCLVYLFARSITLPLNKAVVGLQDIAQGEGNLTMRLQVTSKDEIGELAQWFNTFIEKLQGIISQIAENTNLIDSSSQELSSVAASLSENSADTSRRADSVAEATSEMTSNLNNVAAAVEQSTANTTMVASAAEQMSGTIGEIATNSQEAHSISLKAVEQAESTSKKMGELGHAAMAIGKVTEAITEISEQTNLLALNATIEAARAGEAGKGFAVVANEIKELAKQTANATQDIKNRIADMQETTNGTVEEILQITEVINKVNSIVAVISTAVDEQSAATQEIATNIAQASRGMEEVNDNVSQSSAVASTISQDIETVNAASAEISHSSGQVKTSATDLQQLALKLKNIVHSFKI; encoded by the coding sequence ATGAACGTACGATCAATTGGATTTCGACTTATAGCGGGAGGCTGCGTGGCGGTTGTCCTGCCACTGGTTGTTGTCGGCTTTCTTGCTGTGAGCAAATGCTCCACCGCTCTAACCGTCAACGCCCGGGAAAATGCCGCCTCTCAGGCGGAAAAACTGGCTGATCTCATTGAGGCCACCTTGGAAGCCCAGCTGAAAACCGCTGCAGCACATGCCGTCGATACCAACGTACGCCAAATCAGCCAACGGGTGAAAGAGCTTGGCATTAAAGGCAGCAAGGCGGATATTCGCTACCTGCGCCAACAGATGAAAGACAAGTTCAAACAGCTCGACGGCTCCTATCTGGGCATCTTTGTCACCGATGCAAACGGCGCAATGTACACCGGAGAGCTGGCCACTGGCGAGGAGTACAAGGGAGTCAACCTGGCAGATATGGATTATTTTCAACGAGCCAAAGCAACCGGCAAACCGGTTGCCGGGGATGTGGTGACGTCCAAAGTCACCGGAGATGTCATCTACGTTATCTGCGCACCAATTTTTTCCTATGAAAATGATTTCCTGGGAATTTTCGGCCTCTCCTTCAAGGCTCGCCCCCTTCTCTCCCATGTCTCACAAGTCAAAGTCGGCCAGAGCGGCTACGCCTTTATGTGTGATCGCGATGGAATCATCATTGCCCACCCCAAAAAAGAGTATGAGATGACCCTTGACCTGAAGACACTCAAAGGTATGGAAAAAATTACCCATGCCATGATGTCTCAGGAGGCTGGCTCCCTTGACTATTTCTTCAAAGGAAAAAACAAGACTGCTGGCATTGCACCGGTAACACTTAAAGGTTGGTCCATTGCCATAACTCAGGATGAAAGCGAATTTCTCGCAGCTGCCCATTCCATCCGCAACTCAATCCTCACCGTTACCGCAATCACCGTCCTCCTGGTCTGCTGCCTGGTTTATCTCTTTGCCCGCTCCATCACCCTCCCCTTGAACAAGGCCGTAGTTGGCCTTCAGGATATTGCCCAGGGGGAAGGCAACCTGACCATGCGCCTACAGGTAACGAGTAAAGATGAAATCGGCGAGCTGGCCCAGTGGTTCAACACCTTCATCGAGAAGCTGCAGGGGATTATCAGTCAAATTGCCGAGAACACCAACCTCATCGATTCCTCTTCCCAGGAACTGTCGTCCGTTGCCGCCAGCCTTTCGGAAAATTCGGCGGATACATCCAGACGTGCAGACTCTGTCGCAGAGGCCACCAGTGAAATGACCAGCAACCTAAACAATGTTGCCGCTGCTGTGGAGCAGTCCACCGCCAACACCACCATGGTCGCCAGTGCTGCCGAACAGATGAGCGGAACCATTGGTGAAATCGCCACCAACTCCCAAGAGGCCCATTCAATCTCACTGAAGGCGGTAGAGCAGGCTGAATCCACTTCGAAAAAAATGGGCGAGCTGGGGCATGCAGCAATGGCCATTGGCAAGGTCACCGAGGCAATCACCGAGATATCCGAGCAGACAAACCTGCTCGCCCTCAACGCCACCATTGAAGCGGCTCGCGCTGGTGAGGCGGGAAAAGGCTTTGCCGTAGTCGCCAATGAAATTAAAGAGCTGGCTAAACAAACCGCCAACGCGACGCAGGATATCAAAAATCGCATCGCCGACATGCAGGAAACCACCAACGGCACAGTGGAGGAAATTCTTCAAATCACCGAGGTTATCAACAAAGTCAATTCAATCGTCGCTGTGATCTCCACAGCTGTCGATGAACAGAGCGCTGCCACACAGGAAATTGCCACCAATATCGCCCAGGCCTCGCGCGGTATGGAAGAGGTCAACGATAACGTCAGCCAGAGTTCGGCGGTGGCCAGCACCATCAGCCAGGACATTGAAACTGTGAACGCAGCTTCCGCCGAGATTTCCCACTCCAGCGGCCAGGTTAAAACCAGTGCCACAGATCTGCAGCAACTTGCCCTGAAACTCAAGAACATCGTCCACAGCTTCAAGATCTAA
- a CDS encoding DUF2202 domain-containing protein, which produces MNLVQRIEILVCISLITTSLSLVDQSWAGNKRQQVVTPLSEAEASTLRYMREEEQLARDVYTQLYEAWGAVLHANIATSEQRHTDAIKTKLDKYGLEDPASGQEGRYSLADLTELYTNLIDRGSDSLVEAFIVGCIIEDLDIADLNDAIDENTHLDLKITYENLRHGSKNHLRAFVAALESLGGIYEPQYISQEEFNAILD; this is translated from the coding sequence ATGAACCTGGTACAAAGAATCGAAATTTTAGTCTGCATCAGCCTTATCACAACGTCTCTGAGTCTTGTCGATCAGTCATGGGCAGGCAATAAAAGACAACAGGTGGTAACACCGCTAAGTGAGGCCGAGGCAAGCACTTTGAGATACATGCGTGAAGAGGAGCAACTTGCACGGGATGTCTACACCCAACTCTATGAAGCCTGGGGAGCAGTGCTGCATGCCAATATCGCGACTTCGGAACAGCGACACACGGACGCCATCAAGACAAAACTCGACAAATACGGCCTTGAGGATCCTGCTTCGGGGCAAGAGGGAAGATACAGTCTCGCTGACCTGACAGAGCTTTATACGAATCTCATAGACCGAGGTAGCGACAGCCTGGTCGAGGCGTTTATCGTTGGCTGCATCATTGAAGACCTTGATATAGCGGACCTTAACGATGCTATCGACGAGAACACCCACCTGGATTTAAAAATTACCTACGAAAACCTACGCCATGGATCAAAGAACCATCTTCGGGCCTTTGTCGCTGCCCTTGAATCCTTGGGTGGGATTTATGAACCGCAATACATCAGCCAAGAGGAGTTTAACGCGATTCTTGATTAA
- a CDS encoding flavodoxin family protein produces MKVLMINGSPHENGCTYTALSEVGKELERNGVASSILHIGKKGIPGCTACMGCVKTGYCVMKDDKVNECIDLLKEADGLVVGSPVYFAGPNASLCGFLDRVFYQKADPYAYKPAAAVVSSRRGGNSAAFDRLNKYFTFGQMPIVSSHYWNGIHGNKAEEAQLDVEGLQTMKILGRNMAWLLKCIDKAKHEVPYPEIEPRQKMNFIR; encoded by the coding sequence ATGAAGGTGTTAATGATCAACGGAAGTCCCCATGAAAACGGCTGTACCTACACTGCGCTCAGTGAGGTGGGGAAAGAGCTGGAAAGAAATGGAGTTGCCTCAAGTATTCTCCATATTGGCAAGAAGGGAATTCCCGGCTGTACGGCCTGTATGGGCTGCGTCAAGACAGGCTACTGTGTAATGAAAGATGACAAGGTCAATGAGTGCATTGACCTGCTCAAAGAGGCAGATGGATTGGTTGTCGGCTCTCCGGTGTATTTTGCCGGCCCCAACGCCTCCCTCTGTGGTTTTCTTGATCGCGTCTTCTACCAGAAGGCTGACCCCTATGCCTACAAACCTGCTGCTGCAGTGGTCAGCAGCCGCCGTGGTGGAAACAGTGCGGCCTTTGACCGCCTCAACAAGTATTTCACCTTTGGCCAGATGCCCATTGTCTCCTCCCATTACTGGAACGGCATCCATGGTAACAAAGCGGAAGAGGCGCAGCTCGATGTTGAAGGGTTGCAGACCATGAAAATCCTGGGACGCAACATGGCTTGGCTCCTGAAATGTATCGATAAGGCCAAGCATGAGGTGCCCTACCCCGAGATTGAACCCCGTCAGAAAATGAATTTTATTCGCTGA